Proteins encoded within one genomic window of Paramisgurnus dabryanus chromosome 13, PD_genome_1.1, whole genome shotgun sequence:
- the zc3h12aa gene encoding endoribonuclease ZC3H12A, whose protein sequence is MQSRCHHQSTGLGHDGPNLSDLQMKVDFFRKLGYSPQEVKAALRKLGLGTDTNAVLGELVRSGAKAVPFSTSECEEGFGLSGRGGGSSRGPGSRESTPEDTAEAESDLKPIVIDGSNVAMSHGNKEVFSCRGIELAVNYFLERGHRNITVFVPSWRREQPRPDVPISDQHILDELERKKILVFTPSRRVGGKRVVCYDDRFIVKLANDNDGVIVSNDTYRDLQSERPEWKRCIEERLLMYSFANDKFMPPDDPLGRHGPNLDNFLRKKTMLPDQKRQLCPYGKKCTYGIKCKFYHPERANQSQRSLADELRDNARLADGRGTGSQRDVQKRYDAGFGSCSASLEQELEEKLNLECEERNDRYWDAIFSAKKPPAASAASGLQPQFPTNPSSIFSSDSGLGSYVSQFSESCHSLEEQHKMRHNHPLMSSSSNPILSAGGPHCGDNKRSYSCNYQAGCNAYGSVPMSGPLQHYSLPAYMQQSSWPYAFYLPQMHANSLPEPLPSPNAHSSPDSYGRLRSQVVKPQEDREEVRRKLYAIFNPHHVDRVMDMFPQLIDAQQLAAEVLKLKSKGEFF, encoded by the exons ATGCAATCCAGGTGTCACCATCAATCCACCGGCCTGGGCCACGACGGGCCGAACCTCTCTGACCTACAGATGAAGGTGGACTTCTTTCGTAAGCTGGGTTACTCTCCACAGGAGGTCAAAGCCGCCCTGCGCAAGCTCGGCCTGGGTACGGACACTAACGCGGTGTTGGGGGAACTGGTTCGCTCCGGGGCGAAGGCTGTGCCTTTCTCAACCTCTGAATGTGAGGAGGGTTTTGGTTTGTCCGGTCGTGGAGGAGGCTCTTCTAGGGGACCAGGTTCAAGAGAGTCCACGCCAGAGGACACCGCTGAAGCCGAGAGTGACCTGAAACCCATAGTCATTGATGGCAGCAATGTGGCCATGAG CCATGGGAACAAGGAAGTGTTTTCGTGCAGAGGGATTGAGCTGGCAGTCAACTACTTCCTTGAGCGAGGACACAGGAACATTACTGTATTCGTGCCGTCCTGGAGAAGAGAGCAGCCCAGGCCTGATGTGCCTATTTCAG ATCAACACATTTTAGATGAGCTTGAACGGAAGAAGATTCTTGTGTTTACGCCTTCACGAAGGGTTGGAGGAAAGCGTGTGGTCTGCTACGACGATCGCTTTATTGTGAAGCTAGCTAATGATAATGATGGCGTAATAGTGTCTAACGATACATACCGGGATCTGCAGAGCGAACGTCCGGAGTGGAAGCGGTGCATTGAGGAGAGACTGCTCATGTACTCTTTTGCCAATGACAA GTTCATGCCACCAGACGATCCTCTCGGCCGTCATGGGCCCAACTTAGATAATTTTCTTCGAAAGAAAACAATGTTACCGGACCAAAAGCGGCAACTCTGTCCATATG GTAAAAAGTGCACATACGGAATCAAGTGTAAGTTCTACCACCCTGAGCGTGCCAACCAATCGCAACGTTCGCTAGCAGACGAGTTACGAGATAACGCCAGACTTGCGGACGGCAGAGGAACCGGATCACAGAGAGACGTTCAGAAAAGATATGATGCCGGTTTTGGCTCTTGCTCTGCGTCACTGGAGCAAGAACTGGAAGAGAAGCTCAATCTAGAATGTGAAGAGAGAAACGACCGTTACTGGGACGCCATTTTCTCAGCAAAAAAGCCTCCAGCCGCCAGTGCTGCATCAGGTCTACAACCTCAGTTCCCAACAAACCCTTCATCCATTTTCAGTTCGGACTCTGGCCTCGGCTCCTACGTCAGCCAGTTTTCCGAGTCGTGTCACAGTCTTGAGGAGCAACACAAGATGAGACACAATCATCCATTGATGTCCAGCTCATCAAACCCCATCTTGTCGGCAGGTGGCCCGCACTGCGGTGACAACAAGAGGTCTTATTCCTGTAACTATCAGGCCGGCTGTAACGCCTACGGCTCTGTTCCTATGTCCGGGCCTCTCCAGCATTACAGTCTACCCGCTTACATGCAGCAGAGTAGCTGGCCTTACGCTTTCTACCTACCACAGATGCATGCGAACAGCTTACCAGAACCTCTCCCCAGCCCCAATGCCCACAGCTCGCCTGACAGTTATGGACGCCTGCGCAGCCAAGTCGTGAAACCACAGGAAGATCGTGAAGAGGTCCGGAGGAAGCTTTATGCCATTTTTAACCCACATCATGTTGACAGAGTTATGGACATGTTCCCACAGCTGATAGATGCCCAACAACTTGCTGCAGAGGTTCTCAAACTCAAATCAAAGGGAGAATTTTTCTGA